Within the Ensifer canadensis genome, the region CGGCCCGCAAGCTCGGCATCGGCATGGTTTTCCAGCACTTTTCGCTGTTCGAGGCGCTGACGGTAGCGGAAAACATAGCGCTGTCGATGGACGGCAACATTTCGCTGGCCGAGGTCGCGGAGGAAGCTTCACGCCTGTCGCACGCCTATGGCCTGCCGCTCGATCCGAAGGCGCATGTGGCCGACCTTTCCGTCGGCGAACGCCAGCGCATCGAGATCGTCCGCGCCCTCTTGCAGAACCCGCGTCTGATCATTCTTGACGAACCGACATCGGTGCTGACGCCGCAGGAGGCCGATCGACTGTTCGAGACGCTCAACAAGCTCAAGGCGGAGGGACGTTCGGTTCTCTATATCAGCCACCGGCTGGAGGAAGTGCAGCGCATCTGCGACCGCGCCACCGTGCTGCGCCACGGCAAGGTCACGGGCGCCTGTGACCCCAAGGTGGAAACGCCGGCGTCGCTGGCGCGTATGATGGTCGGAAGCGACGTTGCGGCGGTGACCGCCGAGGGCACCAGCACCAAGGGCGAGGTGCAGCTGGAAGCGCGCCACCTTTCCGTTTCCGCACGCACGCCGTTTGCCGTTTCGCTGAAGAACATCTGTCTCAAGGTGCGTGCCGGCGAAGTGCTGGCGATCGCCGGTGTGGCCGGCAACGGCCAGGGCGAACTCTTCGACGCGCTGTCCGGCGAGTATCCGGTTGCAGACGATGCTGCGGTGCAGATCAGGCAAAGGCCGGTCGGCAACAGGAACATCAACGCGCGACGGCTGATGGGCGCCGGCTTCGTTCCGGAAGAGCGCCATGGCCACGCTGCGGTTTCGGCGATGCCGCTCTCGGACAATCTCGTGCTGGCCAGAAGCCGGTCCGACGCCAGGGCCTTCCTCGGCGGCGGCTTTCTCA harbors:
- a CDS encoding ABC transporter ATP-binding protein, translating into MPVEGATANGPLLTVSNLTKLFGSFAACNEINLQIDQGEIHALLGENGAGKSTLVKMLFGVLAPTVGEIVWQGRSVRIASPAAARKLGIGMVFQHFSLFEALTVAENIALSMDGNISLAEVAEEASRLSHAYGLPLDPKAHVADLSVGERQRIEIVRALLQNPRLIILDEPTSVLTPQEADRLFETLNKLKAEGRSVLYISHRLEEVQRICDRATVLRHGKVTGACDPKVETPASLARMMVGSDVAAVTAEGTSTKGEVQLEARHLSVSARTPFAVSLKNICLKVRAGEVLAIAGVAGNGQGELFDALSGEYPVADDAAVQIRQRPVGNRNINARRLMGAGFVPEERHGHAAVSAMPLSDNLVLARSRSDARAFLGGGFLKIIRRDAVTTATKRISEAMDVRKSGEDPPAGSLSGGNLQKFIVGRELDRQPAVLVVNQPTWGVDAGAASRIRQALVDLAKAGSAVLVISQDLDEIFEVATEIAVISEGRLSDPYPARELSREKIGLLMGGMYGKTEDTGAVHAH